The DNA region TCGCAATTTCAATTTCTCATagtaaaatagtaaaaaatatgCAAGAATGATACATATGCACAATAGTCgtcatacttttatagatgatcagacatcattattttaatttagtaaATCACTTAAATATCTACAACTTTAAAACATTATGTTGGACCATACTAAAATGTTTCAATTTACCTATTTCGATGTGCATGCTTTTGAACTTGAGTATTGAGTTTTTGTTCATTggttttatcaaaataaaagttGTGAGGGGGGAGGGAGGGGGGTTGGTTCGGCATTCAAGCAATTTGGAGCAATACATATGTATATAAGTTATGTCATGGGGTTTCAGTGTTCAATGTGTGTGTGGTGAGAACAAATTGATTAGTCGGTGGAATGGGAATCAAAGCCAAATATTAGTTGTGGATATATATAATTACATTGATCTCTATTTGATATCATAACATTCATTTTGGCCCTTCATGAAAAATAGTGTTAGACAAGACTAAAACCCATGTGACACAGAGATTAAATTGTCTGCCTTTGGAATGCACTCTTTTCAGCCAAGTATTACAAAATTTATTTACCTTTTCCATTGAAATAAATTGAACATAGAATCTTTACACCCCACCTTAGATTtgtctttttctctcttttttggGAAAAGTCGAGTGCATTAATATTGAAAAATGATGTTCGTGGAGAAAATGTTACTAGGCGGAGAGGCATGAATAGTAGGTCggaaatattataattaaaaaaaaactaataacaTTAATCTCATATACTATTAGATTATAATGTAGCTTAAACTATCTACTAAGTAAATTAGGTCAATTCTAGGTGTGAAAAGTTTAATCAACCAAAACTAAAGACGAAATGTGGTGCATTCTCTTTGAAAGTTGACAAAAATGAATTACACAAACTTTTAGACCCGGATTGTGACAAGGCGAGTGATTTACTTTTTGCATATATAAATGGATATGCTGCAACAACAGTTCTGACTAATTCAATTATCGATTATAGAAATTGAAATTATAGCCTATATAGGTAAGTCCTCTTGATTTGAATTAAAAGTTCTCAAATTGATTTCTCAAGTCAACATCGATTTCTTGCTGATGAAATTCTATGTCAACAATGTTAATTCGATATAGGATTGAGAAACGAGTTTCTGGATTTGAAGTTTAAGAGAAAGGAACTTCAGTTGTGGTCTCAATCCTATTAATATCCATGATCACTTAATTGACAAtgcaataaaagaaaaatatttttttaatggtaTGGCAGAATTGTTAGTAATAACGATGACAATAAGTATTGAATCTACTTGGACTTTTGCATGAATTGATATagttatgaaaaaaaatcaaaattgaagcaTAAAATTCTTGTATGTAttcaatactttaattacttaaaCATTTTAACTATCTACACTACTTACAAAAAGCAATATAATTGGTTTCGTACTTGGAAATAGATATGTACAAATTTATACCTCAACCTATACATGCTTATCTATATATGTCTCCCTCAATACATAAAATAGATTATACAAAAAGAGATAAAACCCACGTAAAACTAGACACGTATCAGAAGTCATGTCAACAGTAAAACATCAAATCAAAGACAAAAGACAGGAAATGGGCAAGAATAGAAACCCAAAACTGTAAGATTAACTGTAATAACAGACTCACCGCAAAGTCATAATTTCTTGTGAAAAATAAATGGAGTAATTAAAAGTGACATACACATCCAAAAATATTCCTGCTATTTTACAATATTCTTGATCACTAAAATCCTAGACACCCACGAACTTAATCATGGGTGCAGAAATTAGTTGGAAACAAAGGATCTCAAAAGAGAAAGATTTGCTGATATTTGGTCGGTTCCACTGATTTCTGACTCCAAGCTTTCGAATTTCTTTTACCACTTCTCCTCATTTGGAATTGATACGGCAGACAAGAATAACCAGCTAGCCTTTGATTTAATTACTATCCTTTGCTACTTTTTCTTTGATCAAAACCATCTGAAAAATGTAATAAAACAAAGTGAGAATTTATTAATTATCAATTAAATATGATGTATGAGTGTGactcataaaataaatatattaaatgttGAATTGCTTAGATTGTTTATAATTGGGGGTTGGGAACAATGATTAGTAACTATCATAATAGGTAGATATTAAAATGATAGGTTGAGACAAATGAATGATATGAGTTCTTACCATATGGTTGTAGTAGGACAGAGGATGTTGGGTTTTTACATCAATGGGAAAGAAAACAAGTTGTTGATGATTCCTGACTGGTTAATAATTCTTTGTCTTTTCTCATCCACTTCCCACAAAACCTGCCTATCACcctgaaaatgatatcaatacATAATTAATCATGCCAcaaactataattaattaattaattaatatactagtataatattcaagaaaaatgaaatagtagTTGTGTACCTGGGGTAGAGCATTCGGAATTTGGGTTTGATATGAGAGAAGAGAATTATCTAAGACAGGATATGTATTGGCTGTTGTAGGACTGCATTCTTGCATGCCTGCTGGCAATGGTGATGCCAAGCTATTTAAATTCTGCATGCATTTATTGGGCAAATAAATCAAATGTAAGAGTTTAGAACATTTAAATTGGAGTATCAAATTTGTGGAAATTTATTACTCCCAGTAGAAGGAACATTCTACATACCTGATTATCAGGTCCTACCATCAGTAATTCCATGTCCATACCAAAATCATAGAAGGTGGGATTCACAGATGCAAGCTTCATTGAAAGAAACTGCAATAATAATACAATTAATAAGTTTatccaaaaaatgcatacttATATAAATATTGATATTTATATTAATCACCTCAACTTGATTTTGGAGTGACTGGACATAGTTTATGATTTCATCCAACATGGGGGCCTTTCCAGTTACCTGTTCATCAATCAAATCCACATCAACATGCCAGGAGTGAGAAATATAAAAGATAGAGTAACTTTATAGTATatgtaattataaattaaaaaaatagacacAATGATATTAACACAAAGTTATTGATTTTGACCTTGTCACAACCGGGAACTAGAGCTTGTAGTAGCTTCATTCTCTCACTTATTCTCTCCCTCCTCACCTAAAAAAAGAAACCCATAAATTCtcatacatagttaaaaaaaaaagttcactGTACATCCAAATTTAGTAAATCTTGAAACATTATCCACTCCAAAAAATAGTTAGATGGAAATAATTACTGTATTATTAATATTTGCATACCCTCTCAGCAAGACTGTGGCTATCAGTTGCTTGGCCCCTCCTTGCTCTTACATGAATGTAACCTTTATCTTCTTcaccttctttcttcttttctgCTTCTTTCactttcttctgcttcttccCTTTCACTAATTCTCTCATATCCTGCAAAACCaaatcaattatttaaaaaaaatcagaattaaattaagaaattgGGATTTGAATAGAACCTTGGATTGGGCAGAATTGGATTTCCTCTTCTTGTTGAAATTGGGGGCGAGGGTTTTATGGGTGACGACGGAGATGGAGGAATCCATGCTGTTCTTGTTGGTTGCAGCAGCATTTAACAGAGAAGAATTATTTGAGGGTGTTGTACCATGGTGGAATAAGGCATTGTTTGGATCATGGAAAAGGGCGCACATGTTATTAATGGTggtggaagaggaagaggagttGTTAGTCTTTGCCAGGAAgactgatgatgatgatgcgtCGAAATGCTGAAATGATGATGAAAAAGCTGccatgatttttattttaaataaaattaaaactgtTTTGgtgaagagaagagaagagaggatTGGAATTAGGGTTGAAGAAAGTGATGGAAGAgagattcttgaaaattggGGTTTTGATTGATTTCTGTGAATGAGGAGGTGAGAAGGAAAACAATGATGATGGGTCTGAGGCAATCTCAAGAGGGTCAGGTTTATATAAGAGAGAAGACAGAGACTTTGCTCAAATCCTCTTTTCCATGCACTTACTTTTTCCTATTTGACTGGTCTCttcaattttcattaaataaaataatttatttaccCTATAGTATGATTTAGTAATTCATTTACCCTAACGTTATCCAATAGGAGTATTTTTTGAAGGAGGTGGAGGATATTTAGATTTTTCTGCCACAAAACATATCACACAGAAAAATTCAAAGTTTTGGTGGGGAGGGGGGGCCATTGCCACGGCCCCTCTAGTTCGGCCATTGCCGTAGGGCCACTACAAAGCAAGCATCATTTAATACCCATGTCCTACTTATTAAGTTTTTTCCAAATTAAATACTATTTATTATATCAATCCATTCATACATGCAAGCTTAATTCTTCTACCCAAATAAATACTacggagtatataaaaatgtatgCAATTAAATGAACTCTAGGGGGGAGTACAATTCTGATAGGAAAACCCAAAATAACCATTTCAGTTCAAcccaatcaaaataaataaaacaattatattattaaatactCAATTACTATACGAGTATGATTCAGGGTCTGTCCTCAATGGAAATATAGAATAGAAGCGTCACTTCAAGCCAAGGCAATACATTTATTAAGTGAAGACTAAATTGCTAGAAAGCCTACAATCTTTTGTTAGTGTGGACATAGGAAATCCCAAATATATtcggagagagggagagagagatggaAGGGCATTAAAGATGTGGAGGTTTTGTCTGAGACAAGTCGATGCCATTCTGTAGtgattagttagttagttagtgaGTGAGTAAATAATGAACAGTTATAGAGTTGAATGCCAGTTTGCTTTTTTTCCCTCTAATTCAGTGAGCCATATCATTCTGGTCAAAATCACTTGTTTCCTCC from Salvia splendens isolate huo1 chromosome 9, SspV2, whole genome shotgun sequence includes:
- the LOC121746556 gene encoding transcription factor bHLH137-like, whose product is MAAFSSSFQHFDASSSSVFLAKTNNSSSSSTTINNMCALFHDPNNALFHHGTTPSNNSSLLNAAATNKNSMDSSISVVTHKTLAPNFNKKRKSNSAQSKDMRELVKGKKQKKVKEAEKKKEGEEDKGYIHVRARRGQATDSHSLAERVRRERISERMKLLQALVPGCDKVTGKAPMLDEIINYVQSLQNQVEFLSMKLASVNPTFYDFGMDMELLMVGPDNQNLNSLASPLPAGMQECSPTTANTYPVLDNSLLSYQTQIPNALPQGDRQVLWEVDEKRQRIINQSGIINNLFSFPLM